CCCACTGGTCGGTATCAACCGACTCGAGCACCTCGCGTCGTTCCATCTCGGCGAGCACTTCGGAGAGGCGGTCGGGCTGGGCGATCTCCATCTCGATGCGCTCGATGCCGTGGTGTTCCGTGAGGTAGTGGCGGATCTCCTCGTTCGTGAAGGTCTTCTGGTCGGCTGTCTCCATCGCACCGGAGATCAGGTCGACCATGTCCTCGATGAAGTTCCACGGGTAGACGATCCAGGTCCACTCCTCGAGTCGTTCGCCGACGTAGTCGGGCTGGAACTCGCTGGTTCCGAGGAGCTGCAGGGTTGCAGTCCGGACCTCGCCGGCGTCGCGATCGTCGACGTACTCGTAGGCACGCTTGATCGAGCCGCCTGTGTCGGCGATGTCGTCGATGATGAGCACGTCCTTGTCTTCGACGCTGCCCTCGGGCATCGGATAGCGGACGGTCGGCTCGCCGGACTTCTCGGCGGTGCCGACGTAGTGTTCCATCTTCAGGCTCGTCAGGTCGTCAAGCCCGAGGAAGTCACAGAGACACCGACCGGCGAACCAGCCACCTCGAGCCAGGGCGACGACGACGTCCGGTTCGAACTCGTCGTCGCGAACGTCGTCGCTGACGTCCCGACACAGGCTGTAGATGTAGTCCCAGTTAGTGATCGTACAGTCGAAATCGTCCGGTAGATCGGACATCTGATGGCCACCTACCCGATGTCTTGAGCGCGGTCCCCTTAAGTTGGCTGAAACGGGTCGCGCCGCTCGAGCGGTCGTCACCGTTCGGAACGAAACCGGCGAGGGTTTATGATTCAGTAATACAACCTAGTTATACATGGTGGAGACACAGATCCAGGCCGCCCGCGAGGGAACGGTGACAGCCGAGATGGAGCGAGTTGCCGAGCGAGAGACCCGTGATCCGGAGTTCGTCCGCGAGCAGGTCGCCGATGGACAAGCCGTGATCCCGGCCAACCGACACCACGACGCGCTGGACGCGATGATCATCGGCCGCGAGTTCGCGACGAAAGTCAACGCCAACATCGGCAACAGCGAGACGACCAGCGACCTCGAGACGGAACTAGAGAAGCTCCACACCGCCGTCCACTACGGCGCGGACACGGTGATGGATCTCGGCACCGGGAGCGATCTCGACGAGATTCGGGAGGCCCACGTGGAGCACTCGCCGGTGCCGCTCGGAACGGTGCCCCTGTACGAGGCCGTTAAGCAGGCGGGGAGTCCCGAAGATATCACGAAAGACCTGCTGCTCGAGATCATCGAGAAACAGGCCGAGCAGGGCGTCGATTACATGACGATTCACGCCGGCATCCTCGCCGAACACCTTCCGCTGACGGACGGCCGGAAAACCGGGATCGTCTCGCGAGGTGGGTCGATCATGGCCAGGTGGATGGAGGAGAACGGCGAGCAGAACCCGCTCTATCAGGTCTTCCCCGAAATCTGTGAGATTTTTGCCGAGCATGATGTCACCTTCAGCCTCGGGGACAGCCTGCGACCCGGCTGTCTGGCCGACGCCTGCGACGAGGCCCAGTACGCCGAACTCGACACGCTGGGCGAACTGACTCGCGTCGGCTGGGACCA
This portion of the Natrinema salinisoli genome encodes:
- a CDS encoding phosphoribosyltransferase, with translation MSDLPDDFDCTITNWDYIYSLCRDVSDDVRDDEFEPDVVVALARGGWFAGRCLCDFLGLDDLTSLKMEHYVGTAEKSGEPTVRYPMPEGSVEDKDVLIIDDIADTGGSIKRAYEYVDDRDAGEVRTATLQLLGTSEFQPDYVGERLEEWTWIVYPWNFIEDMVDLISGAMETADQKTFTNEEIRHYLTEHHGIERIEMEIAQPDRLSEVLAEMERREVLESVDTDQWALVDE
- the thiC gene encoding phosphomethylpyrimidine synthase ThiC produces the protein MVETQIQAAREGTVTAEMERVAERETRDPEFVREQVADGQAVIPANRHHDALDAMIIGREFATKVNANIGNSETTSDLETELEKLHTAVHYGADTVMDLGTGSDLDEIREAHVEHSPVPLGTVPLYEAVKQAGSPEDITKDLLLEIIEKQAEQGVDYMTIHAGILAEHLPLTDGRKTGIVSRGGSIMARWMEENGEQNPLYQVFPEICEIFAEHDVTFSLGDSLRPGCLADACDEAQYAELDTLGELTRVGWDHGVQVMVEGPGHVPMHKVAENVERQQEVCDGAPFYVLGPLVTDIAPGYDHITSAIGAAMAAQAGAAMLCYVTPKEHLGLPEEEDVRDGLAAYRIAAHAGDVGNERPGARDWDDALSEARYEFEWREQFELALDPDRARSFHDQTLPGDNYKEARFCSMCGVEFCSMRIDQDAREDGEMEAIEGNVRTDLESSPAAEVNRPPVGTHESGELPPMADHDHADPLEEPGDD